aagaagaagaaaaagaaagagaagatacATGCAGACTCGTACATAACTTACTcacatacacatatatatagatataacaAACCAAACCAACCGATTTGTATTGACGcattaaaataacatatataataatcaaATCGGACTTCCGATTTGATCttcccaaaattaaaaaaaaaaaactatattgaaatcggacggtccgattagATACaccaaagtttaaatttttccTCTCATACAAATCGGACCATCCGATTTATGTACCTAATTTCTTTAATAAAGAAATCGGACGGTCCAATTTCTTCACCTCATGATTCAGAAAAACCTACCCCACATTTATGTCTAGCACCACCAATCTTCATAATAACGCACAACACACACACAATTTGCATATCCAAAAGAATAGCctacttttaattatattcaaaattgtatttttgttttaattttactcTTCAAAATGAGAAGTCCAAAATACTTCTAATTACAATAGATAGAATTTCGATttaactcttaaaattttttgatattataattttaaataagtcAAATcaactttataaaatttatacaagGGCTtatgattttaatatttaaattttgttagaatattatattttatatatttaatttagtttttcgATTTTACgtaaaattttgagttttttttatcatgcttttaattaccaaaaaaatttatttttatcgttcttcttcttcttttttttcttcttattctcaTCATAAAATTCTATCCAATTGCAccatttttatccttttatttattaatttacggcgaataaattactattttcACTTTTAAAAGATCAAAATACTCACAAAtttaccaataaaaaaaataaaattgactttatatctattaaaaataaaattttattgacaaaaaatagtaaaatattatttaaaattttcaaatgctCTCTAATATAAcctaatcctaaattctaactTTACTCCACACCACTACCATAGCCCTAACTCTAAAgccctcaccattcaaattctcTCTTACCATTTTTTTAGTTTCCAATTGCCACCATCACTTCCAAGTTCCATCATTACCACTACTACCACCATCCCATTATCTCATCTCCCTTCAATTTACTACCATTGAACTCATCTTTTGCCTCATTTAAGAATAAACCACAAATCTTCTTAGTCTCATgtgaaaacaaattacaaattgaaattttgttCAACTTCTTACaccttcttttctcttttctctcacaacaatctttaaattcttcttcattattattttgttcATCGTCACCATCATCACAAGCCAAAACCCTAACTATGCTTCTAGAATAATCTCTCTCTAACATCAACCTTTCATTGCTCGTTAATGAAAAATTCTTCCAACATCTTAAAGTGTATGCGGTAGAATTTAAGGCACTCTTCAAAGCACTAAATGAAATTGTTTCAATTGTTCTTAAAATTTGTTTCTTTCTCAGTAacgattattatttttgaattaagcGTTCTGAACATACAAataaccaattttattttttcaacctCGATTTTTTCAACGCTCCAATGCAATTTACGGCAATATTAAGATATCCAAAGGATAGCAAGAGATAAagaccaaataaaaaaaatggaaaaaaaagaaaaaagatacaGTGGTGATGAGTAAGGACGATAATGACAGATAGAGCCATTACCGCTATCATtgaggcaaagataaaagaCGTTGTGTAGTGGGAAGAAGGAAATGCATAGAGGAAGAGTTGCTACCAACAAGTGAGATGAACCACCAATAATAATGATagttaaaaataagatttaaatgaTTATAGACTTTTGTATTAATGGTCCAAGATTGAAAATTTGAGCATTAGAAATAAACGTTTAAGGATTAAAAGTGGGTTGAGATAAGTAAAGAAGATAGTTtaggaatttttaaaaaatatttagagttTGAATTGTTTTATCAACAAaagtctattttttttataggaaaAGTCTAAGAGTcagtaatttatttaattttggccAATATTTAACCagtaaaagaaaagtaaataatttcACACTATTAGTTGAAATTTCATACCattaaaataatcattaatAACTACTTGATGGctataaatcacaaaaattactaacccctaaCACTcctttttttcataaatataaaatcaattttaaacttttttaataaatttatcagtattttaaatttttttaaatagaaataaTAGTTTAATCATTAAAAGcgtattctattttttttaaaatttattatatatataattttaaaactcTACATATCCAACTTGATAAGTTTCTTCGAAATTGCACTAAAAGAATCTGAACAAATAAATACCGAGTCGATTGCCTTGAGACAAAAAGAGCCCAAATTACTTTGTAATATAATAGTTAGTGATAGATTAtatctttattattaataaGTAATTACTTAAAttggtttaaaaatttttagattggacattttaattaatatctaaaagacttttattatttaaatttttttgaagaacATTCTCTTCagacaaatttgattttttttgtcgattttaattaaatttttaatttacgtattagataaataaattgctaataaattttattataacacaattgaatttcaataattaagacaaattattctttttaaaataatgaatGGACCaatctatatataaaaaaattaactttaaaaatttgtaaagaaTAAAAAGTTGTCAggcacaaaaatttttaataaattttttggagaattaatttattttgtgatattaattccaaaaattataatagaaCTAATGATGAGAGAAGACTATTATTTTGTTTGAtatacaatatttaaaaaagagatTGGATTATATTGTtcaaataaaaagttaattgGTCAATTTAGCTTGGCTCCAAAGTAGTGGCATATATAGGGCCAAACGTTTTTTCGCAAATATGTTATGCAATCTATATTAAAATCAGCTACACGGCGTAAGAACTAAGAAATAGAAttcagataataataataataataataattaataaggtTTAAGAAAATTTACATACTACATTGAGATTAACGTAGGTAACCTTAGTCTAGGTAATGGTCGTGAAGGTGAAAGTCAAAGACAAAGTCGTTGCAAAGAAAAACATGACAAGCAGCAAAGAAGGTAATTTAGCTGTGGAACTTGAATTCCAGCGAAATGAACCACCGCCAACTCCACCGTTCGTtgatgaaataattgttgatccAATCCCTatatgccaaaaaaaaaaaaaatttgttgaattCCATTAATTAATTCGCGATTAGAGGCAAAATGAACgactcaaatatttttttaatttggaaaaTTTCACAGCGCAATCTATGGGAGGATTAAGACATTTCCCTTTCCATTGATAAGTGCGTCACACATCAACTTTATGTCTTTTTAATTTACTTACCAATACCATAAATAATTATACTTTATTATAATGTGATACACCCTCAATGTTCTAGAATAAGAGAAATGTCTTGGTACTAATTAAAGAACTAAtaatctttcttttaatttgttaccTGCGGCAGGTGAATTTGGAATGCTGGGCGCATAATAAACACCTGCTGGCGGAGAAACAGATCCTAAAAAAACACAATTCATAGCACAAAACAATCTTAGTCGTATAAATCTCACTGTGTTAATATATACACGAATTTAccctaattttaatgtataaattaaatcatatatatttatatatttttcaaaaaaatatgaacTATATTTAAGGGTGGCAAATAGGCCTAAATCCGTCGAGCTGACTCGCATAACTTGCCAAAAAAAGGCGGATTGGGCTAAAAAATTGAGACCGACAAATAGCAAAAGCCCGCttaacccgcaccgcttaaaccgcggGCTTTGGCGGGGTGGCGCGGGCTTCCCGCCGGGCTTAGTATTCTTTTAGTGAGgagtatttttacaattttttgtcAAGACCTAACTTCTCCCAACCTAACTTATaagagtatgaagataaaaattaaatggtttggattatgtttatgttactttggagacaatatttataattatgttttaaattatatttattttgttttggagagaatatttatacttatgttttggatgaaaactgagtttataattatgtttattagatatttataattacgaaaattttaatatttatgaatatgaaaaatataattttttatgcctttaaaaattataaatttattaatacgATTGTGAAATTATACATTATTTAGtagttaatagttaaaaaaaaggaGGAGTTTTGGCGGATTTAACCCGCCAGCCCGCAATTAGACGGGGCGGGTTGGGATTCTAGGACTGTCACACTAGGTGGGGCGGGGCGGGCCATCCCGCCAAAGGGTTGGCTTttccgtttgccacccctaactGTATTAACTCATATGTACACAAATATAagtacaaattatatatttattatgtgcaaatttctataaatatatgtataaattattATCGGCTAAATACTAATtcaaaatgataatatttactAATTATGTAATATTGTTCTATTTTGatagttaattttagtgtacaaataatttttttataaaagctTAACATTGTTATTCaatcaaatttattaattttaaaaaaatgttgagTTACCTTTACTAGCTAACATTATAGAAATTAAATATAGATATGAAAGATTTTGAGTAAGAAATGAGAAGTGATACCAGTAGCACTACTGCAGATGGTAATTGGAGGAGTTTGTACTCTGCAGGCATTAGGAAGGCCCAAAGCCCGAGTCTGATTGATGTTGAGGGTGGCAGCAATTGAAGAAGCACCACCATTAACAACTTCACACAGGCACTGTGGCTGTGACCCCACCACATATGCAAGTTGTGAACAACAACCAGATGATGGTGTTGAAGCACTTCCTGTTATGTAATCTAGGCATGGAGAAAGACTTAGCAGAACATTGCTGCAACTTGAAGAAGTACTAGTCTCAGGATATTGTTGTGTTTGTTGTGCCATTGTTGTTATTCTCATCATCACCAACAAGGACATGCAAAGCAGCATCTCAATCACCCTTCTTGATGCCGCCATTGAATTCATTATAGTGATTGCTAGTACTATATTTGTTATATCATATCAAGTGCATGCtaaaaattgaatgaaaatatTTGGGGTGTTTTCTTTGGGTTGGTATAAGAATTAGATTACAGAGAGTTGAAGAAATTAAAGGCACAAGAGAATGGTTTATGAAGAAGGAATAAAGAAAAGTGTGAATAAAAAGAGTGGTAGCTGGCTAGCTTATCATGGTGCATAACTtgctttttttttggttttttctttttgctttatGTAGAGAGATTCTTTGCCAAGAACCTTATTAATATTGCaactttataaatttaatttaataaaattgtctcttcattttattttatacgtTATGTTTTTTGTTCTGCATTGCTCCTTTTGTTATATTGTTATGGAAAGTGCCTGAGGCATATGCATACACTTTTCATGATGGGATTTTTTTATAGCATGATTTGTAACCAAATAAAGTATGAGAAAAATTTTTAGTGTATCTAAAACACTGATATTCCAATAAAAATTGTGatatttaatcattaattaatcatcattaatatttttaatagtataaaataacatataataatataaaactattcatttatttttaataattaaatacttacaaaattttaataaaaatattgatctCCTAAATTTTCTAATAAAGCATTCATACACAAATTATTTTCActgtaacaaaaaaataaaagcaaatgtTTCTTGGCTTTTGTGCACCAATTAtgattacatggggagtggccTACTAAGTAGTAAAGGgggtttgaaatttttattcaattatgATGCTTAACAGAGAAGGCATGCATGTTATTAACCCACCTTGGAATGATagatacttttttcttttttctttttccttttcttttttctttttcttctctcttttagATTTATTCTATTACCTAAATTTCCATATATGGCGCTAAAGAATACAAAAGAAAAGATTGAAAAGAGAAGTGCTAAAATATAAGAGATGCAAATTTACTGTTAAGTCATGTATACATAATATATGAGAGCATAATTATTAGATGGTGTCTCTTCTCTTGGCAAGTTACTTAAAAGGTGTTGTCTATGATGTCTATAAATTCTGGTGCCTATGTTAATTAtggattttataaattattatatgctaaaatttttaatcatataaaatgaaaaattgaaataagTTTTAGTTACAgttctattaataaataatagtatGTTTATGGatttataaatgaaaaaatagaccatttattatattttt
This portion of the Arachis duranensis cultivar V14167 chromosome 6, aradu.V14167.gnm2.J7QH, whole genome shotgun sequence genome encodes:
- the LOC107493010 gene encoding non-specific lipid transfer protein GPI-anchored 5, encoding MNSMAASRRVIEMLLCMSLLVMMRITTMAQQTQQYPETSTSSSCSNVLLSLSPCLDYITGSASTPSSGCCSQLAYVVGSQPQCLCEVVNGGASSIAATLNINQTRALGLPNACRVQTPPITICSSATGSVSPPAGVYYAPSIPNSPAAGIGSTIISSTNGGVGGGSFRWNSSSTAKLPSLLLVMFFFATTLSLTFTFTTIT